The Triticum aestivum cultivar Chinese Spring chromosome 3A, IWGSC CS RefSeq v2.1, whole genome shotgun sequence genome includes a region encoding these proteins:
- the LOC123061182 gene encoding DEAD-box ATP-dependent RNA helicase 40 has protein sequence MSGTAAPRYAPDDPTVPKPWRGLVDGTTGYLYYWNPDTNVTQYEKPVPPEAQLPPPPPLPPPPPRARGRDRRDRSRSRSRSRSRTPPRREHRDHDRDRDRRRHDEHDSFKSSSSHHHLPPAATIIPTAAADDPSAEAYRRRHEITVIGDNVPAPITEFDSGVIPLDILKEIQRAGFPSPTPIQAQSWPIALLNQDVVAIAKTGSGKTLGYLLPGFMHIKRMQNSTRSGPTVLVLAPTRELATQILDEAVKFGRSSRISSTCLYGGAPKGPQLRDLERGVDVVVATPGRLNDILEMRKISLKQVSYLVLDEADRMLDMGFEPQIRKIVRDIPSGRQTLMYTATWPKEVRRIADELLVHPVQVTIGSVDELVANKAITQHVEVVTPSEKLRRLEQILRSHDSGSKILIFCTTKRMCDQLSRTLNRQFGAAAIHGDKSQNEREKVLSQFRSGRSPILVATDVAARGLDIKDIRVVINYDFPTGVEDYVHRIGRTGRAGATGLAYTFLCDQDSKYAADLIKILEGADQDVPPELLDMVSRGGRGRKRNKWATRSERGGGSRSELDSRYGGRLEGSRGGRGKDDYGGRGRNDYGGSRRSARGRSRSLSRSDSDRRSPSPKRRRHDVQASRSRTRSRSRSRSRSRSRNKSRNRSRSRSYTRNRRASRSRSRSPGARRKTERRAGSGSTRPDSAHPVEKKSSPNAHPSNDHKSRSVDPSNDYQAEDGKMGKVDLDRSPSLQEQDDKSAPYSPVYNGEGGRGSMSPNGEPVVDAKPVEVFVSSKKREDEEEGMIDEEGEEGMIADDDPRAIAAVQNGDDK, from the exons ATGTCGGGAACCGCGGCCCCACGGTACGCGCCGGACGAccctacggtgccgaagccgtggCGCGGGCTGGTGGACGGCACCACCGGCTACCTCTACTACTGGAATCCGGATACCAACGTCACCCAGTACGAGAAGCCCGTGCCGCCGGAAGCTCAGCTCCCGCCGCCCCCGCCtctcccgcctcctcctccgcgcgccCGCGGCCGGGACCGTCGAGACCGTTCCCGATCTCGCTCCCGCTCCCGTTCTCGCACACCGCCTCGGCGTGAACACCGGGACCACGACCGCGACCGCGACAGGCGccgtcacgacgagcacgactcttTCAAGTCGTCGTCGTCCCATCACCATCTTCCTCCGGCTGCCACCATCATCCCTACAGCCGCAGCTGATGATCCATCAGCTGAAGCATACCGCCGTCGCCATGAGATCACAGTCATC GGGGATAACGTGCCGGCTCCCATAACTGAGTTTGACTCTGGTGTCATCCCGCTTGATATACTCAAGGAG ATACAACGCGCCGGATTCCCAAGTCCAACGCCTATCCAAGCCCAGTCCTGGCCAATTGCCTTGCTCAATCAAGACGTTGTAGCTATTGCCAAGACAGGATCTGGAAAAACTCTCGGGTATTTGCTTCCTGGGTTTATGCATATAAAGCGTATGCAGAACAGCACAAGGTCTGGCCCAACAGTGTTAGTTTTGGCACCTACCAGAGAGCTCGCAACACAGATTTTGGACGAAGCTGTGAAATTTGGCAGATCATCAAGAATTTCTTCTACG TGCCTTTATGGCGGTGCTCCTAAAGGGCCCCAGTTAAGAGATTTAGAAAGAGGGGTTGATGTTGTTGTTGCAACACCTGGAAGGTTGAACGACATTCTAGAAATGCGGAAAATAAGCCTAAAGCAGGTCTCGTACCTTGTTCTAGACGAGGCTGACCGCATGCTAGATATGGGGTTTGAACCACAAATACGAAAAATAGTAAGAGACATACCTTCTGGTCGGCAAACTCTTATGTACACTGCTACTTGGCCCAAGGAAGTCCGAAGAATTGCAGatgagcttcttgttcaccctgTCCAGGTGACCATTGGAAGTGTGGATGAGCTTGTTGCTAATAAAGCTATTACTCAG CATGTGGAGGTGGTCACTCCCTCAGAAAAGCTTCGGCGTCTGGAGCAAATATTGCGATCCCATGATTCAGGTTCCAAGATACTAATATTCTGTACCACCAAGAGAATGTGCGACCAACTATCAAGGACACTCAATAGGCAATTTGGAGCGGCTGCCATTCATGGTGACAAGTCTCAGAATGAAAGAGAGAAGGTCCTGAGTCAATTTAGATCTGGACGATCTCCTATTTTGGTAGCTACAGATGTTGCGGCACGAGGTTTAGACATCAAAGATATCAG ggttgTGATCAACTATGACTTCCCCACTGGTGTTGAGGACTATGTTCACAGGATTGGCAGGACAGGAAGGGCTGGTGCCACTGGTTTGGCCTATACATTTTTGTGTGATCAGGATTCAAAATATGCTGCCGACCTAATTAAAATCCTGGAAGGGGCAGACCAAGATGTTCCTCCTGAACTGTTAGACATGGTCTCTCGGGGTGGGCGTGGTAGGAAACGTAACAAATGGGCAACCCGCTCTGAGAGGGGTGGTGGTTCACGCTCTGAACTGGATTCAAGGTATGGTGGCAGGTTAGAGGGTAGTCGCGGTGGACGTGGAAAGGATGATTATGGTGGCCGTGGCAG GAATGATTACGGCGGGTCTCGCAGGTCTGCTAGAGGTCGCAGCAGAAGCCTTAGCAGGAGTGACAGTGATAGGCGCAGCCCAAGCCCCAAGAGACGGCGCCATGATGTGCAGGCTAGCCGTAGCAGGACTAGAAGTCGGAGCCGGAGCAGGAGCCGGAGCAGGAGCAGAAACAAGAGCAGGAACAGGAGCCGGAGCAGGAGTTACACTAGGAATCGTCGTGCTAGCCGCAGCAGGAGTCGTAGCCCTGGCGCTAGACGTAAGACTGAAAGAAGAGCTGGCTCTGGGTCTACACGTCCTGACTCTGCCCACCCAGTGGAGAAGAAAAGCTCACCCAATGCTCACCCTTCAAATGACCACAAGAGCCGCAGTGTCGACCCTTCAAATGACTATCAGGCGGAGGATGGGAAGATGGGAAAGGTTGATCTGGATCGGTCGCCTAGTCTGCAGGAGCAGGATGACAAGTCTGCTCCATATAGTCCTGTGTATAATGGCGAAGGAGGCAGGGGGTCAATGAGCCCTAATGGCGAGCCAGTGGTGGATGCTAAACCTGTGGAAGTCTTTGTGAGCAGCAAGAAGAGGGAGGATGAAGAGGAAGGTATGATAGATGAAGAGGGAGAGGAGGGTATGATAGCCGATGATGACCCTCGCGCAATTGCAGCTGTGCAGAACGGTGATGATAAGTGA